A region of the Corynebacterium falsenii genome:
AGTAGCACGACCTCCAGACACCTCGCCCACGCTGCCGTTACACTGGCTGGCATGAGCATCACCACACGAGCCATTGTCCAGACCGATTCCAACGATCCCGCCTCTCTGGAGTGGAAGGAGACGGAGCTCGATGACCTCCAACAGGGCGAAGCGCTGGTGAAGGTCCACTTCGCAGGCGTCAACCGCGCCGATACTCTCCAGGCCCAGGGCCACTACCCACCCCCGAAGGGTGTCACGAACATCATCGGCCTCGAAGCCGCCGGCGTGATCGAGCGCGCCAACGGCACCACTCGCCCGGATGGCACCCCCTGGGTCGATGGAGACGAAGTCGCCGTGCTGCTATCCGGCGGCGGCTACGCGGAGCGGGTCGTGGTGCCAGAAGGCCAGCTCATGCCCGTGCCCGCCGGATTCTCCCTTGCGGAGGCCGCCAGCGTGGTCGAGGTTGCCTGCACCCTGTGGTCCAACATCATGATGACCGCCCATGTGGATAAGGGCTCCACGGTCCTGTTCCACGGCGGTGGTGGCGGCATCGGCATTTTCGGTATCCAGCTCGCCAAGGCCCTGGGTGCCACGGTCGCGGTCACCGCAGGTTCCCAGGACAAACTCAACGTGTGCTCCCGCTACGGCGCGGACATCCTCATCAACTACAAGGATGAGGACTTCGTGGAGGTCATGAAGGATCACGGTGGGGCGGACGTAATCCTGGACATCATCGGCGCGAAGTACCTGGACCGCAACATTGATGCCCTCGCCAAGGATGGCCACATCGTCATCATCGGCATGCAGGGCGGTGTCAAGGGCGAGCTGAACATCGGCAAGCTGCTCAACAAGCGCGGCACAATCTCCGCAACGGGCCTGCGCTACCGCGACCTGGACGATAAGGCCCGGATTGTCGGCGAGACCATTCGCCACGTCTGGCCCCTGCTGGAAGACGGCTCGATCACCCACCACATCGACCGTGTCGTTCCCGTGGAGAAAGCCGCCGACGCGCACAAGGCGCTGCTCGATGGCGAGGTCACCGGCAAGATCGTCTTGCAGGTCGTCAACTAACGGGCTCTCGTGGCCGCTCGAGGTCTCCGCCGCGGCCACGTCCCCACGGTTTGCACCACGACCAGGGCTATCAGGACCATCACCATGCCCGCCCACTGCACGGCCGTCAGCGTTTCGCCCTTGAACACCGTGCCGATGACAGTCGCGGTCACCGGGGACAACACTCCGAGGATTGCGACATCAACGACGTCGAGCTTCGCAATGCCGTTGAACCACAGGCCGTAAGCCACCAGTGCCCCGATGATGGTCAAGTAGGCAAAACCTGCGATGTTCCGGCCGTTCAGGGTGTCCGGCAGCCCCTCGATGGCCAGCAGAAATGGGATCAACACCGCACCGCCGAACGTCAGCTGCCACCCGGTGACCACGAGTTGCGGCACGCCCTTGGGTGCTCCCCATTTCTTGGCCAACACAATGCCCGTGGCCATACAGATGCTGGCCGCCAGCCCGGCGAGCACGCCACCCATATTCAGCTCCGCCGAGGGTGTAAGTACCAACGCTGCCACGCCGATCACGGCGATGATCCCGCCGATGATCTGCACGGACTGCAACCTCGTGCCCAGAAGCAGCGGGCTCATGGCGATCACCCACAGCGGCGCGGTATTCGTGACAATCGCGGCCACCCCGCCCGGCAGCAGGTATGCCGCAAGGAACAAAAATGCGAAGAATCCCCCGATATTCGCCACACCCAACGCCGCCGACTTCCACCACCAGGAGCCGTGCGGGAGCCTGCGGAACCACAGCAGCAAAAGGAGCCCGGCCGGCAGCGCGCGCAGCACCCCAGCCAGCAGCGGGCGGTTCGGCGGAAGAAAATCCGTCGTCACAATGTAGGTGGTTCCCCAGATGATGGGCGTTAGTGCGGTCAGCAAACGAGTCACAACAGCGCACCTTAGCGCACTAGCGCCAACCCCAGTGCACCAGCGCTCTAGCGCAGGCTCGCCACCGCCCGCACCAGCTGGTCCACGTCGTAGGCCGTGTTGTGTGGAGCGAAGCCGATGGCCACCGCCCCGGAATCGGGATGGTATTCGGTCTGTCCGCTGAGGCTGCTGGCATTCTTGCGGCCATGCCGCCCGCGACGCGCCCGCCGCGAAGCGCCGATTTCCTCGAACACGCCCATGCTGGCCAGCAGTTCCGAATCGCCGGGCTTGACCACACCAGCCACCACGCCATTGGATAGCAGCCTGTCGACCACCACGGCGGCGGGCACACCTTCCACAATGAAGCTCACTCGGGGCACGCGCTCCACGGCGTCGAAGTACGGCAACAATTCGGATTCACCATCCACGCCGATCACGTGCACGGTCCCCAGCGCCTGCAGGCCTTCCACAGCCCGGCGCGCTAGGCCGTTCATGTAGCGGGTGGCCTGCGGCAACGCATCAGCCACGCGGTGCCTGCGAGATCCCAGCGCGAAATCATCCAATCGGGCCAGATGCTCCACGGCCTCCGGCACGCCGCCCAGCAGGCCCTCGGACACCCCGCCGACGCCCAGCACACCGCGCGGGTCGTTGAACGGAATGGAGGCCAGCACGGAGGAATCGCGGAACACCAGCGCGCCCACAGTCGGCCCGCCGATCGAGCTGATATCCAGCGCGAGCACGTCTGCCTGCATGTCGTCGATATCCACCACGCGATAGGGGGCGTAGGAGTTCACATCCACCACGAACAGTCCGCGGGACTTGTTGTGCACTGCCTCGCCCACGGCCCGCACGTCCGTCACCGAACCCACGTACCGGTTCGCCGCGGCGATGGCGACCACCGTGGTTTCCGGCCCCACGAGGTTGGCGAACTGCCACGCCGGCAGCACACCCGTGGACAGATCCGGCTCTGCCCAGCGCACCCGCGCACCGTAGAGGTCCGCCGCGCGGCGCCAGGGGCGGATGTTCGCTGGGTCATCGATGCGGGAGAGCACCACTTCCTGCCCGAGCCGCAGGCGGCGGTACAGCACGCTGGCGAGCTGGTCCAGCAGCGCTGCGCGCGAGGAGCCCAGCACCACGTTGCTTGGCAGCGCACCGGTCAGATCGGCCACCGCGTTCTTGGCGGCGTCCACGAACTGCTCGCCGATGCGTCGGCCAAGCACCTTGTTATCCGACGCCACCCCATGGGGCGATTCCATCGGCTCCAGCAGAGGTGAGGCACGGAAGGATCGGGAAACGGCCGCGGAGACGCGTTCCGGGACCTGCGGATAATCCTGGGCGTTCATATAGGTCCAGCCATCGGACAGCGATGCGTACAGGCCTCTCACCCGAGGGTTATCAAACACCGGAACTCCTTTCTCGACAGGCAACCCGGCGCGGTTGCCCCCGCCTCGGTCAGGCAGTGATCCAAGCAGTGATCGTTGTGCGACCGAAGTCGCATAGCGACGCGCCCTCGTACTGCTCGAATACAGCTTGTGACGATACTAGCGTGTTCGGTGGACAACAGATATTCGCGCATAACGAATCTTTGATGATCGCGCGAATGCTTGTGTAAAGGTGACAACCTTTCACTATTAGGTATCCATCGTGACCCATTATGTCCGATTCCGCGACGCTCGGCATGCGCCCACCATGCGGAAGCCTCCGGTCCCCGCATGGGCCGTTCATCCGGATGGAGTAAGTTGGACACACTACGACGAAGGAAAGGTGTGTTGTGGCCCAGACCGCAGATGTAGAACGCATCACCGCCACCACCGAGGTGCATGACATCCCGGCGAGCAAGTCAGAAACATTCTCCGCCGCGTGGAAGGACCTCAAGCGGGGCTTCGAGCAGCGCGAGCTGTGGCTGGCTCTCGGCTGGCAGGACATCAAGCAGCGCTACCGCCGTTCCACCCTGGGTCCACTGTGGATCACCATCGCCACCGGCGTGATGGCCCTGGCCCTAGGTCTGCTGTACTCGCTGCTGTTCCAGCAGGACTTGGCGCAGTTCCTCCCGCACGTGGCCGTGGGCCTGATCATCTGGGGCTTCATCGCCGGTTGCATCCAGGATGGCTCCCAGGTCTTCATCGCCAACGAGGGTCTGATCAAGCAGCTCCCCTCGGCTCTATCGGTGCACGTGTACCGCCTGGTGTGGCGGCAGTTCCTCTTCCTGTGCCACAACCTGGTGATCTGGGTTGTCCTCATCGCTATTTTTCGCCCTCACCTGGGGTGGAACGTTTTCCTCGCCATCCCAGCGCTCGCGCTGTTGGTGCTCAACGGCGTGTGGGTGACGATGTTCTTTGGCATTATCGCCACCCGTTTCCGCGACGTGGCTCCGCTGCTCGATTCCCTCGTTCAGCTGGCGTTCTACATGACCCCCATCGTGTGGACCACCGCGACGCTGAGGGAGCAGGGCGGTGAGATCGCCAACCGCGCGAAGATCGCGGAGATCAACCCCCTGTACCACTACCTAGAGATCATCCGCGCGCCCATGATCGGCGAGCCGGTGGCCGCCTACCACTGGTGGATCGTGCTGGCCATGACCGGCGTGGGTCTTCTCCTCGCCCTTCTCACGATGCGCAAATGGCGCTTCCGCGTGAGCTACTGGGTCTAGCACCTGCACACCCGCCGTCCGCTGTTCGTTTCTTCCTGCCCATCCTTTTAACGGAGGTCACCGTGGTTTCCATCGACACCTACAACGCCTGTGTTGATTTCCCTATTTTCGACGCCAAATCCCGCTCGATGAAGCAGACGTTCCTGGGTGCCGCGGGCGGTGCTATCGGACGTAATGAGTCGAATACCGTGATGGTCGAAGCGTTGCGCGACGTGAACTTGCACCTCAAGGACGGCGACCGGGTGGGCCTGGTCGGCCACAACGGCGCGGGCAAATCCACACTGCTCCGGCTGCTGTCTGGCATCTACGAGCCGACGCGCGGGTCCGCCGTGGTGAAGGGGCGCGTGGCCCCGGTGTTCGACCTGGGCGTGGGCATGGACCCGGAGATCTCGGGGTACGAAAACATCATCATCCGCGGCCTGTTTCTGGGACAGACGCGCAAGTCCATCAAGTCAAAGATGGATGAGATTGCGGAGTTCTCCGAGCTGGGCGATTACCTATCCATGCCCCTGCGCACGTACTCCACGGGTATGCGCATCCGCTTGGCGCTGGGCGTGGTGACCTCCATCGACCCGGAGATCCTGCTGCTCGATGAGGGCATTGGCGCCGTGGATGCGGCGTTCATGACCAAGGCCCGGGTGAAGCTGGAGGAGATGGTGAAGCGTTCCGGCATCTTGGTGTTTGCCAGCCACTCCAACGACTTCCTTGCACAATTGTGCGATTCGGCGTTGTGGATTGACCATGGAGAGGTCAAGAAGGCGGGCCCGGTGGCCGATGTTGTGGAATCCTATGAGGGGCCGGAGGCTGGAAACTTGGTTCGCAGCGTGCTGCGAGACCTCGGTCGCGCGTAAAATCGAGTGCGATTGTGTGATCTGGCTTAAATCCGGGGCATTTTTGCGAACTGGCTGACAATCCAGCGCGCGCGGGTAACCTCGGTAGCACGCACAAGAAGCATTAATTTTTTACTCAAAATAACTTTATCGACCCTCCGTAAACTTCCTCGATTCCACCTCTACACCCCCAACGAAAGCGCAGCTGACACCGTGACTTCCTCCACGCACAACTCCCCCAGCACCAGTGGCGATGACACCGCTTCCGATGCCTTCAACTCAAAGAAGTGGCTCGAGCTGTACACCCCGTGGACAGCTCACACCATCGACCTCGAGGATCCGAAGGAGAACCCCCGCGGCTTCACGTTGCCGGAGATCTTCTGGAACGGCGTACACGATTACAAGGACAACACGGCGTTCACCTTCTTCAACAAGTCCGTGACGTACAAGGACTTCGGTCGCCACGTCGCCACCGCCGCAGCCGGTCTGCGCAAGCTCGGCGTGATGCAGGGCGAGCGCGTGGCAATTGCTCTGCCGAACTGCCCCCAAGCGCTCACCGCCTTCTACGCAACGCTCACCATCGGCGCCGTCCCCACCCTCCACAACCCCCTCTACACCGCAGCTGAGCTGACCCACCCCTTCGAGGATCACGCCGCCAAGGTCGGCTTCTTCTGGGACAAAATGGCCGGCACCGCCGAGCAGCTCCGCGACAAGACTCCGCTGGACACCGTCATTGCCGTGAGCCTGCCGGATGCCATGCCCCGCGTCATGCAGTTCGCCCTCAAGCTCCCCATCCCGCCCGTGAAGAAGCTCAAGGAGAAGCTCACCGGCCCGGCTCCGGAAGCCCTGCCGTGGAACGAGTTCATGGGCAAGGGAAAATCCAAGGCCAAGAGTGAACTGGGCGGCGGATACACTGGTGGCGTCGGGCCAAAGAAGCCCCTGGACCCCACGGATCCTGCGCTGATTCTGTACACCTCCGGAACCACGGGCAAGCCCAAGGGCGCGGTGCTGACGCACCGCAACCTCATCGCGAACCTGCGCCAGGGCCTCGAGTGGGTGGAGGGCCTAGGCAAGGGCCCGAAGCCGGAGGTCATGCTCGCCGCGCTGCCGATTTTCCACGCCTACGGCCTGACCATGAACATCACGATGGCTCCGATGATCGGCGGTGAGATCCAGCTGCTGCCCGCCCCCGAGATGGATCTGGTCATGCGGATCATGAAGAAGAACATGCCCACGTGGATGCCGGGCGTGCCCGCGCTGTACGAAAAGATCATGGAAGCCGCCGAGAAGAAGGGACTCAGCATTGACGGCGTGCGGGCGTCGTTCAGCGGCGCGAGCGCGCTGCCTGCCTCCACGGTGAAAAAGTGGGAGTCGCTCACCAGCGGCAAGATCATCGAGGGCTATGGCCTCACCGAAACCGCGCCGATCATCGTGGGCAACCCGATGGGGCACGGCCGGGAGGGCTACATCGGCGTGCCCTTCCCCTCCACCGAGGTGCGCATCGCTGATCCCGACGACCCCAGCAAGACCCTCCCGGACGGCGAAGAAGGCGAACTGCTGGTCCGCGGCCCTCAGGTGTTCAAGGGGTACCTCAACAAGCCGGAGGAAACCGAGAAGGCCTTCTACAAGGACTGGTTCCGCACCGGCGACATGGCCGTGATGGAGCCGGACGGGTTCATCAAGATCGTCTCCCGCATCAAGGAAATGATCATCACCGGCGGATTCAACGTCTACCCCGCCGAGGTGGAGGAGGTGCTCATGGAGCACGAGTCCATCGAGCAGGCCTCCGTGGTGGGTGTGCCGCGCAAGGACGGCTCCGAGACCGTAGCGGCGGCCGTGATCCTGGCCGCCGGCGCCACGCTGGACAAGGACGCGCTGCGGGCCTTCGCCGCGAACAAGTTGACGAAGTACAAGGTGCCGCGCATCTTCCAGGAGCTCAAGGAGCTGCCCGCCGATCAGATGGGCAAGGTGCGCCGCCGCGAGGTGCAGGACATCGTCAAGGACTTCCTCAAGGACATCAAGCACGACTAGAAGACCGGCGGGCGGAGCGACCGGGCATAATTGAAGCCATGCCTTTACGTACATCCGATACCGTCGCCGCAGTCATCGTCACCCACAACCGGGTTGAGCTGCTGCGCGCCTCCCTGGACCAAGTCGCCCACCAGGAGGGCGCCGAAGCGCGGCACATCATCGTGGTCGACAACGGCAACGACCCCGCCGTGAAAGCTCTAGTAGATGAGGTGGCCGGGGAACGCGGCCACTACATCGGCTCCGCCACCAACTTGGGCGGCGCCGGCGGGTTCGCCTTGGGGTTCCTCACCGCACTGTCCCTGGGTGCGGATGCGATCTGGTGCGCGGATGACGATGGTCGCCCTGCCGACGCCCACGTGCTTGCCACCCTGCAGCGCGTGGCGGAACAGGAGGGCCTCGATGAGATCAGCCCCATGGTCTGCAACATCGATGCACCCGATCGCCTAGCTTTCCCCCTGCGCCAGGGGTTGGTGTGGCGCCGCCTGCGCAGCGAGCTGGAGGGCGACTTCCTCCCCGGCATCGCCTCGTTGTTCAACGGAGCACTGATCAGCGCGAAGGCTATGGAGATCATCGGCGTGCCGGACTACCGGCTGTTCATCCGCGGCGATGAGGTGGAGTACCACCGCCGCCTGGTACGCAGCGGCCTGCGGTTCGGCACATGCCTGACCACGGCGTATCTGCACCCGGATGGCTCCGACGAGTTCAAGCCGATCCTGGGCGGCAAGATGCACACCCAGTACCCGGATAACGAGTTCAAGCGCTTCTTCACCTACCGCAACCGTGGCTACATCATGAACCAGCCCGGCATGCGCAAGCTGCTGCCGCAGGAGTACGCCCGGTTCGCGTGGTTTTTCCTGGTGCAAAACCGGGATGTCAAGGGCTTCAAAGAGTGGTTCTCCCTGCACAAGGCGGGGCGCAACGAGCGCTTCAACCGCCCCTAGCGGAGGACTAGCGGAGGATAAACTCCCGCATCATCGTGGTCCACTGACCCACGTCATCGGGCGTTTCCGCGATGTGGACCTCTGCGTTCGGCAGTAGGTCACCGAGTTCCTCGGCGCTCTCGATGGGGTGGCCGGGGTCCTGGGTCCAGGCCAGGATGAGCACCGGGCACTCGATCTGCATGATCTTTTCCTTGGCCGGCAGGTTCGCCTTGGCGGCGCCGCGATAGGCGATCGGCAGGATGGATTCCAGCACGTCCGGGTCCGTGTGCGGCCGGTCGGGGTTCACGGCCGGTGGCAGGGCCTCGTGCTTCGTGAACTCCGAGTAGGCTGCTAGGCCGTTGTCCTCCACATATTGCGCCGAGAACTCGTAGCCGGTGGCTCGGGCGCTGCGATTTTCCCAGACGGTGGGCGGGAGCCCCAGAATGAGCTTGTCGAACAGGCCGGGGTGCTTTACCTGAGCAGTGAGCAGGGTGGCGCACCCCATGGATTGCCCGATTCCCACGAGGGGGCGTGTGTCGGTGACATCCGGCCACACATCCCCCACCACGGCGTAGAGGGTATCCGCCAGGGAGTCCCAGAGAAAGTCCTGCTCAACGGCCTTCTGCCCATCATGGGCTCCGTCTTCGCGCAAGCGCGTGCGGCCGTGCCCCGGCGCGTCGTAACGCAGTGTCTCGAACTCCGGCAGATCGTGGACGAAGTTCAGCCCCAGGATCTCATCGCGCGCCATGGAGCTGGTGAGCCCGTGGAGCTGCACCAGGCGGGCGCTGGCCGCCGGGGAGGGGTGAAGATCAGCGGCGATGGCCCACCTGCCCACGTCAAGTTTCAATGATGTCAACGCGCTTGACCTTTCCCGGAAACATTTGGTTTTTAGTCTGCCTATTATGCGACTCACAACGATTAATACCATGAACCTCCGCCCGGGCATTGTGCACAGCTACGGGGTGACAACCCGCACCCGCAGCGGGTCGGTTGCCCCGCCCATTAGCTTTGACCAGCGCCAACACTGTGCCCGCGGGCCGCGCCCGGGTTCATGGATGGCGGTGAGTTTTAGCCTCCCCCGCGCCGCCACCCTGTCCCAGATCAGCACCGCGTACCACCACCTCATCGCCCACCACGGCACGATGCAGACAGTGGTGGTAAACCCGGCCGACCCTCGGCTGGAGGTGGTGAACGTGTGCCAGGGTAACTGGCACCCGGAGACCGGTGGCATGGATGGCGACGAGCAGTTCGATCCTCGCCCGATCTTGCGCGAGGTCTTTGACCGTTGTTGCAACCCGTTCGCCAGCCCGTCCCACCAGCTGTGCGTTGTTGACCACCGGGCTGGCACGGCGCAGGCCACGCGCGTGGGCGAGCCGATGGAGGATGCGACCGTGATCATCGGCTTTGATCATTCCCACACGGATGCTTGGAGCTTGCTGGTGACGATCCGCGACTTCACGGCTCTGCTCGATGCGGTGATCAGTGGCACGGATCCGGCGACCGTGCTGACGCCCACGTTGGGCTTCGGTGATCATTCCCGGCAGTTGGTGGAGCGCAACGGCGCGCCCGAGCACGTGGTGGCCCGCTGGCACGAGCACCTAGCGGACGGGACGATGCCCGTGTTCCCAGGGGACCTCGGGGATCTCTCCGAGCCGCGGTCGCAGGTGGTGGACGTGGTTGATATTTTCGACGCCAACGAGCTCATCGCCTTCGATGATGCATCGGCCGCCCAGGACATGAGCATGTTGGGGCTGGCGGTGGCGGCGATGGCTCCGGTGAAGGCTGTATTCCCCATTCATTCGCGCCGCCAGCCGCTCACCCCTGCTGAGACCTGGGATAACGCGATGGGGTGGTTTATCACCAACTCCATCCTGGACTGCCCGGACGTGGGGGCGGAGCCGGGCCACGCAGACGTGAGCCATGCTGCCGCTGCCCGCTCGATCATGGACGCGATCCGCGAGACAATCCAACTAGGTTCGTATCCCCTGGCGCCGATCATGGAACCGTGGGGCGGAAACGTGCCCGCTACAAAGGGAATGTTCGCGATCTCCTGGCTGGATAACCGCAAGCTGCCGGTGGATATTGAGCCAGGATTGGAACCGCAGCACATCTCCGCAGAGATCAAGACCGACGGGGTGATGGCGTGGTTCGTGTCCAATGACGACGGCATGCACCTGCGCGTGCGCTACCCGGACACCCCGGAGGCGCGGCAGTCAGTGCCGGCGTGGTGCCGGAAGGTGGTGGCCACGATGCGCGCTGAGGTGCAGGGCAGTGTGGGAGCGGGGCTGCCGGTCACGGTCTGCGCACCTGCCGCGACGCTCGCCGGATCCAAGCCGGATCCCGAACCGGCCAGCGCCTGATCTGGAACCCACCTGGGAAATCGGGCTCCTCGCCCCCGTCTGGCTTTATCACTGCAGTGCGCAGGCGTATCCTTATTCTTTAGCCTGGCTCACGACCCACGCATCGTGGGCCGCACCAGGTTGATCACACCAGGTTGATCGCAGCACCAGAGCCCCCGCACATAGAGGACGCCCGTGACCACAGCCCCCACTTCCGAACAGCGCACGCGCCGCAGCTTCAGCAAGCGCAACGTTGCGCGGCAGTTCATCCAATTCGGAATGGTCGGCGCCTCCGGTTTCATCGTCAACCAGGCGGTGTTCGTGCTGTGCAAGAAGACTCTCGACTGGGGTTGGGACCACTCCGCAGACGATGTGCTGCTCAACCTCGTGGGTACTCAGTTCAACCTGCGCTGGTATCACCTGTTCTCCACCCTGGCTTTCATCGTGGCGAACGTCTGGAACTTCCTGCTCAACCGCTACTGGACCTTCTCCGGCGTGCCGAAGAAGGCCTGGTGGAAGCAGCTCCCGCAGTTCATGGCGGTGGGCGTCTTCGGCCTGCTCATCACGCTGGCCGTGGCCACCGCCTTGGTGAACCCCGAATCGCCCATCGCGCTGCCAGCGGATATCTTCAACGACTCCACGGGTCTACGCACCCGCGTGTACTGGGGTAACTTCATCGGCGTGATCGTGGCCGTTCCCGCGAACTTCCTGTTCAACAAGCTGTGGACCTTCCGCGCGAAGCCCGCTAAGGGCGTGCGCACCCGCGGTCCCCGCACCGCCACCCACCCCGTGGCGGCCGCGGCCACTGGAGCCCCCGACGCCGACATTATGGGCGAAACGGACCGGGGTGGCGTCGAGAACAAGAAAGCCAACAACAGCGCAGGCGACAGTCCCACACGCGCACACAACCCCGAGGCCTAGAGACCCCAAAAGGACAAACGATGGCAAAAACCGTGAATGGTGAACCGTACGCCGCGAAGTACCCGGTCACCACGATGATGGAATCGCAGCTGGTGCGGTTCATCCTCGTGGGCGGGTTCAGCGCCATTGTGGACTTCGGGTCCACGGCGATCTTCCACTTCGGGCTGGGGTTCAGCGACACGCTATCGAAGTCGCTGGGCTTCGTGCTGGGAACGCTGACGGCGTACATCATCAACCGCCGGTGGACGTTCCAGGCCGAGCCTTCCACGTTCCGGTTCGTGGTGACGATGGTGTCCTACGCCCTGACCTTTGGCGTACAGGTGGGGCTCTACAAGGTGTTCATCCCGGTGCTGGAGGGGATGGACCTCAGTGCATTCTGGATTCGCGTGTGGAGCTTCGTGATCGCGCAAGGCACGGCGACGGTGCTGAACTTCCTGATCCAGAAGTTCCTGATCTTCAAGAAGTAGCTCGCGGTTAGTGCTGCAGGAGGAAGCGGTACATCTCCAACCGATCCACCAAGGAGCTGCGCTGCACGAGCGGCACCGTGGTCTCCTCCGGCGACGGCGACCAGCTATCCGCACCGGCCATCGCCAGGACCTTCCGGGTGCGGGTGCAGAGCTCGCGCACGGCGTTGGCGCTAGTTCCGGGGTAGCCCGCCAGGGTCATGAACGCCTCGCGGACCCGCTCAGCGTCATCGTCTTTGACCAGCGTGGACAGGGCGATGATGTGCGCCCACGCCGCGGCGCGGGCCTTGGGCTCGTGTTCCACGGGCGCGTCGGCGAGTAGTTCCGCGGCCTGTTCCGACACGACCGCCGGGCGGTCCAGATCCAGCGATTGCAGCAGCGGAATGAACTCACAGCTCTCCGGGGACTCCAGCCAGCGGCGCAGCTCCGGTTTCACGGCTCCGAGGACATGCTCGACCGTGGCCTCGCCCGCCAGTTCCACGTTGATTTCCGCCACGCTGGGCCATTTGCGGATCTTGAGCGGGTGCTGGCGCAGCGCGGGGGCGCTGTTGCTGTCCGCACTGTTGGCGCTGTTCGCACCGCTGGCACTGACGCTCCGTCGCGCACTGAGCCGCACGCTCACATAATCGCAGCTCACCAGCTTCGCATCGGGAACGGACTCCAACCCATCGCCACCATGCGACGCCAACACGCCGTGCAGCCCAAGCGCCCTACTGATCGTGTCCTCCGCCTGGCCGCACAGTTCCTCACCGGCGCGCACGTCGCGGTGATCCACCACAGTCACGCTGAAGTAGAACTCCCCCACCACGAGCAACCCAGTCATGCCCACGGCGCGCTCGCCTTCGCACGCCTGCCACAGCGACGTGCCCATGGACTCCACACCATCCAAGCCCTGCGCGGCGTACGTCCTGCCGGAGATGCGGAAGCTCCACGGCTCGCCGACCGCGTGCGGCTGGTGGTAGTCCTGCCTTTCCACACGCTCTGGCCAGCCGTAACAGGTCAAAATGGCATCGGCGGCGTCGGCGATACTGAGCCCGGCATCCAGCACCACCAGGCGCGAATACAGGCCCCCGGCGGCCTGGTGTTGCACGGACACGAGGTACATGTGCC
Encoded here:
- a CDS encoding NAD(P)H-quinone oxidoreductase, with the translated sequence MSITTRAIVQTDSNDPASLEWKETELDDLQQGEALVKVHFAGVNRADTLQAQGHYPPPKGVTNIIGLEAAGVIERANGTTRPDGTPWVDGDEVAVLLSGGGYAERVVVPEGQLMPVPAGFSLAEAASVVEVACTLWSNIMMTAHVDKGSTVLFHGGGGGIGIFGIQLAKALGATVAVTAGSQDKLNVCSRYGADILINYKDEDFVEVMKDHGGADVILDIIGAKYLDRNIDALAKDGHIVIIGMQGGVKGELNIGKLLNKRGTISATGLRYRDLDDKARIVGETIRHVWPLLEDGSITHHIDRVVPVEKAADAHKALLDGEVTGKIVLQVVN
- a CDS encoding EamA family transporter — encoded protein: MTRLLTALTPIIWGTTYIVTTDFLPPNRPLLAGVLRALPAGLLLLLWFRRLPHGSWWWKSAALGVANIGGFFAFLFLAAYLLPGGVAAIVTNTAPLWVIAMSPLLLGTRLQSVQIIGGIIAVIGVAALVLTPSAELNMGGVLAGLAASICMATGIVLAKKWGAPKGVPQLVVTGWQLTFGGAVLIPFLLAIEGLPDTLNGRNIAGFAYLTIIGALVAYGLWFNGIAKLDVVDVAILGVLSPVTATVIGTVFKGETLTAVQWAGMVMVLIALVVVQTVGTWPRRRPRAATRAR
- a CDS encoding aminotransferase class V-fold PLP-dependent enzyme, whose protein sequence is MFDNPRVRGLYASLSDGWTYMNAQDYPQVPERVSAAVSRSFRASPLLEPMESPHGVASDNKVLGRRIGEQFVDAAKNAVADLTGALPSNVVLGSSRAALLDQLASVLYRRLRLGQEVVLSRIDDPANIRPWRRAADLYGARVRWAEPDLSTGVLPAWQFANLVGPETTVVAIAAANRYVGSVTDVRAVGEAVHNKSRGLFVVDVNSYAPYRVVDIDDMQADVLALDISSIGGPTVGALVFRDSSVLASIPFNDPRGVLGVGGVSEGLLGGVPEAVEHLARLDDFALGSRRHRVADALPQATRYMNGLARRAVEGLQALGTVHVIGVDGESELLPYFDAVERVPRVSFIVEGVPAAVVVDRLLSNGVVAGVVKPGDSELLASMGVFEEIGASRRARRGRHGRKNASSLSGQTEYHPDSGAVAIGFAPHNTAYDVDQLVRAVASLR
- the wzm gene encoding galactan export ABC transporter permease subunit Wzm/RfbD: MAQTADVERITATTEVHDIPASKSETFSAAWKDLKRGFEQRELWLALGWQDIKQRYRRSTLGPLWITIATGVMALALGLLYSLLFQQDLAQFLPHVAVGLIIWGFIAGCIQDGSQVFIANEGLIKQLPSALSVHVYRLVWRQFLFLCHNLVIWVVLIAIFRPHLGWNVFLAIPALALLVLNGVWVTMFFGIIATRFRDVAPLLDSLVQLAFYMTPIVWTTATLREQGGEIANRAKIAEINPLYHYLEIIRAPMIGEPVAAYHWWIVLAMTGVGLLLALLTMRKWRFRVSYWV
- the wzt gene encoding galactan export ABC transporter ATP-binding subunit Wzt/RfbE, giving the protein MVSIDTYNACVDFPIFDAKSRSMKQTFLGAAGGAIGRNESNTVMVEALRDVNLHLKDGDRVGLVGHNGAGKSTLLRLLSGIYEPTRGSAVVKGRVAPVFDLGVGMDPEISGYENIIIRGLFLGQTRKSIKSKMDEIAEFSELGDYLSMPLRTYSTGMRIRLALGVVTSIDPEILLLDEGIGAVDAAFMTKARVKLEEMVKRSGILVFASHSNDFLAQLCDSALWIDHGEVKKAGPVADVVESYEGPEAGNLVRSVLRDLGRA
- a CDS encoding long-chain-fatty-acid--CoA ligase; amino-acid sequence: MTSSTHNSPSTSGDDTASDAFNSKKWLELYTPWTAHTIDLEDPKENPRGFTLPEIFWNGVHDYKDNTAFTFFNKSVTYKDFGRHVATAAAGLRKLGVMQGERVAIALPNCPQALTAFYATLTIGAVPTLHNPLYTAAELTHPFEDHAAKVGFFWDKMAGTAEQLRDKTPLDTVIAVSLPDAMPRVMQFALKLPIPPVKKLKEKLTGPAPEALPWNEFMGKGKSKAKSELGGGYTGGVGPKKPLDPTDPALILYTSGTTGKPKGAVLTHRNLIANLRQGLEWVEGLGKGPKPEVMLAALPIFHAYGLTMNITMAPMIGGEIQLLPAPEMDLVMRIMKKNMPTWMPGVPALYEKIMEAAEKKGLSIDGVRASFSGASALPASTVKKWESLTSGKIIEGYGLTETAPIIVGNPMGHGREGYIGVPFPSTEVRIADPDDPSKTLPDGEEGELLVRGPQVFKGYLNKPEETEKAFYKDWFRTGDMAVMEPDGFIKIVSRIKEMIITGGFNVYPAEVEEVLMEHESIEQASVVGVPRKDGSETVAAAVILAAGATLDKDALRAFAANKLTKYKVPRIFQELKELPADQMGKVRRREVQDIVKDFLKDIKHD